The window GAAACACGAGCTCGAAAACCGTGCGTCTTGGCGCGATGTCGCTTGTGTGGTTGAAATGTTCGCTTTGGCATATCGTCATTTAGTGTAGCCTTTTTTGACATTTTTTGCAAGCCATGGATAAACTTTCCACCGTTTCTGCTGTTTTTTCCACATATTTATCAGAGGTGGT is drawn from Candidatus Saccharibacteria bacterium oral taxon 488 and contains these coding sequences:
- a CDS encoding 50S ribosomal protein L34; this translates as MPKRTFQPHKRHRAKTHGFRARVSTKAGRAVLKRRRLKGRAKIAI